The Thunnus thynnus chromosome 2, fThuThy2.1, whole genome shotgun sequence genome includes a region encoding these proteins:
- the LOC137196128 gene encoding neurofilament heavy polypeptide-like, producing MSFTVDHHIFGPTAYRKARPASVSSSGFHSQRRRLTYSQPSSADSIETFNGDMSRRSEKEILQALNDRFAGYIDKVRNLEMHNRNLEAEAAALRQSQAGRTAIGDHYERELGDLRGLLQQLTGEKARAALEHEHLEEDIQHLRARLEDEARNREELEAAARAMKKYVEECRLTRLELDKKLRALEEEAVFLKKNHEEEVAELLAQIQGAQVSFDLRDTVKADVTSALREIRSQLDSHASKSSTYAEDWFKVRMERLSEAARSNQDAIRGSQEEIMDYRRQLQSRTIELETLRGTKESLERQRMESEDRHHDDLNSLQETINQLDNELKTTKWEMASQLKDYQDLLNVKMALDIEIAAYRKLLEGEENRFVSGGGMYSYLESRISTHLKVKSEEISDTVIVEEQTDETQVTEVTEEAEEEEEEEKKEEEEEEAAVEEEEAEETKVEEEGEGEEAEEDKEEEGEGEEEKEEEKVEEEKEEEEGEKVEEEEAVEEEEKAKSPEKAASPPSKSPQPKSPQPKSPAAKSPESKSPQKSPESKSPPAKSPMPKSPAKSPAAKSPAGDESKSPAPKSPVSKSPPSKSPESKSPAPKSPEPKSPEKEKAEPVPAPKEEKKEEKPAKEEKKEKEQPVKEEKKEEPKEKEPEAKAEKADKPDAKKESKADEAPKKEEPSKPAAPSKPAEDKPVPKSEPKESAPPAKEEKPSAPEPEKAAPEAKPAPKAEPEKAESKKEEKKPEVKPAPKAEPEKAESKKEEKKPEEKKEASKEAADSKDVKEGGKAEKSSGTESKESKEEKAKK from the exons ATGAGTTTCACGGTAGACCACCACATCTTCGGCCCGACCGCGTACCGCAAGGCTCGGCCTGCCTCCGTGTCCTCCAGCGGGTTTCACTCCCAGCGCCGCCGCCTCACCTACAGCCAGCCGTCCTCTGCCGACAGCATTGAGACCTTCAACGGAGACATGTCTCGGAGGAGCGAGAAAGAGATTCTCCAGGCTCTGAACGACCGGTTCGCCGGCTACATCGACAAGGTGCGCAACCTGGAAATGCACAACCGCAACTTGGAAGCAGAAGCGGCAGCGCTGCGTCAGAGCCAGGCTGGCCGCACCGCGATTGGGGATCACTACGAGAGAGAGCTGGGCGACCTGAGGggtctcctgcagcagctgaccGGGGAGAAGGCCCGCGCTGCTCTGGAACACGAGCACCTGGAGGAAGACATCCAGCACCTGCGGGCCAGGCTGGAGGATGAAGCGCGCAACCGGGAAGAGTTGGAGGCTGCTGCCCGGGCCATGAAAAAGTATGTAGAGGAGTGCCGGCTGACACGGCTGGAGCTGGACAAGAAGCTCCGTGCCCTGGAAGAGGAGGCCGTTTTTCTCAAGAAGAACCATGAGGAAGAGGTTGCCGAGCTCCTCGCCCAGATTCAGGGGGCTCAGGTGAGCTTTGATTTGCGGGACACGGTGAAGGCGGACGTCACCAGCGCACTGCGAGAGATCCGCTCTCAGCTCGACAGTCACGCATCCAAGAGCTCCACTTACGCCGAGGACTGGTTCAAAG TGCGTATGGAGCGCCTGTCTGAGGCTGCCAGGTCTAACCAAGATGCCATCCGTGGAAGCCAGGAGGAGATCATGGACTACCGTCGTCAGCTCCAGAGCCGCACCATTGAGCTTGAGACTCTTCGGGGAACCAAGGAGTCACTGGAGAGGCAGCGTATGGAGAGTGAAGACAGACACCATGACGACCTCAACTCGCTACAG GAGACCATCAATCAGCTGGACAACGAGCTGAAAACCACCAAATGGGAGATGGCCAGCCAGCTGAAGGACTACCAAGATTTGCTGAATGTGAAGATGGCTCTAGATATTGAGATCGCTGCTTATAG GAAGCTACTTGAGGGAGAAGAGAATCGCTTTGTGTCAGGAGGAGGCATGTACTCCTACCTGGAAAGCAGAATCTCCACTCACTTGAAAGTGAAAAGCGAGGAGATCTCAGACACAGTCATCGTGGAGGAACAGACAGATGAGACCCAGGTGACAGAGGTGACAGAGGaggcagaagaggaggaagaggaggaaaagaaagaagaagaagaagaagaagcagcagttgaagaagaggaagctgaAGAAACCAaagtagaggaggagggagaaggtgaggaagcagaggaagataaggaagaggaaggagagggagaggaagagaaggaggaagaaaaagtagaggaggaaaaggaggaggaagagggtgagaaggtagaagaagaggaggccgttgaggaagaagagaaggcCAAATCTCCAGAAAAGGCTGCATCTCCTCCTTCAAAATCTCCTCAACCCAAATCTCCTCAACCCAAATCTCCTGCCGCCAAATCACCAGAATCTAAATCTCCACAAAAATCACCAGAATCTAAGTCACCACCAGCCAAATCCCCGATGCCCAAATCACCTGCAAAGTCCCCTGCAGCCAAATCCCCTGCAGGAGATGAGTCTAAATCACCTGCACCCAAGTCACCAGTGTCAAAATCTCCACCCAGCAAATCCCCAGAATCTAAATCTCCTGCTCCCAAATCCCCCGAACCAAAGTCTCCTGAAAAAGAGAAGGCCGAGCCTGTCCCTGCCcctaaagaggagaaaaaggaggagaagcctgccaaagaggaaaagaaggagaaggagcaACCTgtgaaggaagagaagaaggaagaaccCAAGGAGAAAGAGCCCGAGGCCAAAGCAGAGAAGGCCGACAAGCCTGACGCaaagaaagagagcaaagcAGATGAAGCCCCAAAGAAGGAAGAGCCTTCAAAACCTGCAGCTCCCAGCAAGCCAGCAGAGGACAAACCTGTCCCCAAGTCTGAGCCCAAAGAGAGCGCTCCCCCTGCCAAGGAGGAGAAGCCCTCTGCTCCTGAACCAGAGAAGGCCGCTCCTGAGGCAAAGCCCGCCCCAAAAGCAGAGCCTGAGAAAgcagagagcaagaaagaggagaagaagccGGAGGTGAAGCCCGCACCTAAAGCTGAACCCGAGAAAgcagagagcaagaaagaggagaagaagccCGAGGAGAAGAAGGAAGCTAGCAAAGAAGCAGCCGACAGTAAGGACgtgaaggaaggaggaaaggcAGAGAAATCTTCCGGCACTGAATCAAAGGAGAGCAAGGAGGAGAAGGCCAAGAAGTAA